GATCCTCGGCCAGTTCCAGATAGGCGTTGACGATACGGCCCAACGAATCCAACTCGTCCTTGGTCAGGTAGTTCTTGGCCACGGCTACGTCGGTTTTCAGAATCTTGCCTTCGGGCGCGCTCGCCCAGGAAGTCAGCCCCATATGCGGCTTGCTGCTATCGGCCCGCTTGCGGATCAACTCAGCGGCCGTATGACCGTGGATGGCGTAATGCAGTTTGTTCTGTACTTTGGCGAAGAAGGCCTTGGTAGTCGGTGCGTCCTTGTTGTAATCCACGCTGGTGGCATAGATGTCGGTGATCTTCTGGTAGAAGCGTCGCTCGCTGAGACGGATCTCGCGGATTTCCGCCAGCAGCCGCTCGAAGTAGTCCTCGTCCAGGAAGCTGCCGTTTTCCATGCGCTGACGATCCAGCACATAGCCCTTGATGGCGAACTCACGCAGGACGCCGGTCGCCCACTGGCGGAACTGCGTTGCGCGTATGGAGTTGACCCGGTAGCCGACGGAAATAATGGCGTCGAGGCTATAGAAGTCCACCGCCCGGGATACCTCCCGCTGGCCCTCTTGCTGAACTATCCGGAAATTCCGGATAGTTGCCTCAGGCGCGAGTTCCTGGCTGGCAAAGATGTTCTTCAGGTGCTCGCTGACGGTGCGCACATCCACCCCGAACAGTTCGGCCATCAGCTTCTGCGACAGCCATAGGGTCTCGTCCTCGTAGCGGGCTTCGATGCTCTGCTCGCCGGCCTGGCCAGTGAAGATCAGAAACTCGGCTGTGCTGTTGCGAATCAGTTTTTTGCCATTCATACCAAGCCCCCTATGCAGCCATCACTTCGACCAAGCGTTCGACAGTGATTCCGCTTGCTTCAGCACCAGTTCGATCGCGGCATCCTCACCCACCGGCGGGTACTTCCACTTCTTCAGCGTACGCCGCACCAGAATCCGCAGCTTCGCCCGCACGCTCTCGCGTACCTGCCAATCCACTGTGGTGCTGTTGCGCAGTTTCTCGGTGATCTCGACGGCGATCTTCTTCAGGGTATCGTCGCCCAACTCCCGCACGGCGCTTTCGTTGTTGGCCAGCGCATCGTAGAAGGCGATCTCGTCCGGATTCAGTCCCAGCGCGGCTTCACGTGCCAGCGCCGCCTGGAAGTCCTTGGCCATCTGGATCAGTTCCTCGATGACCTGCGCCGTTTCCACCGCCCGGTTGTGGTACTTGCGCAAGGTTTCCAGCAGGCGGTCGCCGTACTTCTTCTCCTGCACAACGTTGTTGCGCGCCCGCGCCTTGATCTCGTCACGCAACAGCTTTTCGAGCAGTTCCACCGCCAGGTTGCGGGTCTTCATCTGCCGCACGTCTTCTAGGAACTCGTCCGACAGCAGGCCGATGTTGGGCTTGTCCAGGCCCGCCAGAGCGAAGATATCCGCCACACCGTCGGCCACGATGGCGTTGTCCAGTATCTGTTTGAGCGCGCTGTTCTTGTCTGCGTCGGAACGCTTGCGATCCACCGTGGTGAACTTGACGATGGCGGCCTTGACGGCGGCGAAGAAGGCAATCTCCGTGCGCAGGGCGGCAGCTTCGTCCAACGTGCTGCACAGGGAAAATGCCTTGCTCACGGCCAGCATGGCATCAAGGAAGCGCTGCTTGCCGTCCTTCAGCCCCAGAATGTGGTTGGCCACCGGCACCAGCAGCTTCATTGCATCGGTCTCGAACCCGCTGTAGTCGAAGCCGTGCATCAGCCCGCGCACAATGTCGAGTTTTTCCAGTAGCACGGCCAGGGCCTCGGCTGCGTTGTGCGCCGGATCGCCTTTGCCCTTGGACTCAGTGTAGGTCTTGAGCGCCGCTTTCAGTTCGTTGGCAATACCGATGTAATCCACCACCAATCCACCGGGCTTGTTGCGGAACACCCGGTTGACGCGGGCAATGGCCTGCATCAGGTTGTGGCCCTTCATGGGCTTGTCTACATACATGGTGTGGCAGCAGGGCGCGTCGAAGCCTGTCAGCCACATGTCGCGCACGATCACCAGCTTCAACGGGTCTGCCGGGTCTTTGAAGCGCTTTTCCAGGCGTTTCTTCACCTGCTGGCTGTACAGGTGCGGCTGCAGCAAGGGCTTGTCCGCTGCCGAGCCGGTCATCACTACCTTGATTGCGCCCTTCTCCGGGTCGGCATCGTGCCAGTCCGGGCGCAGGGCGACGATGGCGTTGTACAGCTCGGCGCAAATGTCACGGCTCATGCACACGATCATCGCCTTGCCTTCCAGCGTGGCCGTGCGCGTCTCGAAGTGCTGCACCAAGTCGGCAGCCACCTGTTCCAGACGCGGCTGCGCGCCGACCAGCTTGGTCAGCGCGGCCCAATCGCTCTTGGTCTTCTCGCGGGCGGTGATGTCTTCCTCGTCCTCGATGACCTCATCTACCTGGGCATTGAGTGCGTCGATCTCGGCCTGGTTCACATCCAGCTTGGCCAGGCGGCTTTCGTAGAAGATCGGTACCGTGGCGCCATCGTCCACCGCGTCCTGAATGTCGTAGATGCTGACGTAATCGCCGAACACCGCCCTCGTGTCTTTGTCTTCCAGGGCGATGGGGGTGCCAGTGAAGCCGATGAAGGTGGCGTTGGCCAGCGCGTCGCGCATGTGCTTGGCGTAGCCAAATACGTACTTGCCGGTCTTGGTATCTAGTCGCCCTTTCATGCCGTACTGGCTGCGGTGCGCCTCGTCGGAAATCACCACGATATTGCTGCGATCCGACAGCAGCGGGTGCTGTTCCTCATCGTCCAACATGGCAAACTTCTGCACCGTGGTGAAGATGATGCCGCCAGCCTCGCGCGAAGCCAGCATCTCGCGCAGTTCCTCGCGGCTGCCAGCCTGCATCGGCGTCTGCCGCAGCAGGTCTTCGGCGGCGCAGAAGGTGCCGAACAACTGCCCGTCCAGATCGTTGCGGTCGGTCACCACCACCAGCGTGGGGTTTTTCATCTCCGGCTGCTGCAACAGCTTGCCCGCGTAGCAGGCCATGGTGATGCTCTTACCCGAGCCTTGCGTATGCCACACCACGCCGGCCTTGCGGCTGCCGCGCCGCACTTCCTTGCCATAGGTGGCACGCGGCTCCTGCACTTCCAGCACGCCTTTGTTCGGACTGCTGGCGGCGATCACCGTGGCCTTCACCGCCTCGCGCACCGCATGGAACTGGTGGTAGCCCGCGATCTTCTTGACGATGTGGTCGGCATCCTGTTCGAACAGCACGAAGTGGCGCACGTAATCGAGAAACAGCGCAGGTGCGAAGAACCCGCGCACCAGCGTCTCCAGCTCGAACTCCAGCAGCGGTCGGTCGTCTTCACTAGCGATTGCCCGCCAGGGCTGCATGCGCTCCTGATTGGCCGTGAGCGACCCCAACCGCGCCGTGAAACCGTCGCTGACCACCACCGCCACATTGGTGTTGAACAGGTCGCCGATCTCTTCCTTGTAGGTCTGGATCTGGTTGAAGGCATCCCAGATGTCGGTCTGCTCGTTGGCTGGGTTCTTCAGCTCGATCACCGCCAGCGGCAGGCCGTTGACGAAAGCCACCAAATCCGGACGACGCGGCTGCTTGGTGCCAGTGACGGTGAACTGGCTGACCAACAGGAAATCGTTGTTGCGTGGGTTGGCGAAGTCGATCAGGCTGACCAGGTCGGTGCGATTTTCGTCGCCTATGGAGAACTCGACCGGAATGCCAGCCAGCAGCAGTCGATGCACATGACGGTTGCGTGCAATCAGCAGCGGCTCGCTGACCGTCAGAAGCTCGTGTGCCGCCTGCTCCAGCGCCGCGACGGGGATGTGCGGGTTGATGCGGATGAGCGCGACCAACAAGCGTTCGCGCAATACGGTCTGACGATAGTCGGAGCGAGCAGGTTGGTCTCCATCGGGCGCAATATCAGGGCCCTGTGTGTACGTCCAACCGAGACTCCCGAACCATTCAATGCAGAGGTCTTCGAGTTGTTGTTCAGTAATCATTTCCCCTCCGCTACCTGCTGCTTCACCGCATCCATGATTTGTTCGACCACGAAATCACGTAGTTGCGATGGATAGCCGTTCTTTCGCAACGTGACTCGGATAACGTTACGCATTCGAGCCTGAGCGTCTTCGCGTTTGTCCCAATCCACAACCTGGTGTTTGGAAATATCGCGGGACAGCTCGCTAGCAATCAAGGCGATACGTCCTGGTTCCACTTGCTGCGTATCAGGATGCGCACGCAAAATGGCATCAATGTTGAAAGAATTTTGCTCCGAATCAATGAGGGGAGCCTCCACAACATCAATAGCTGGAACAGGAGGCACTTGAACAATTTGAGTAGAGGTCAAGCGCTCACGCTCTGCAGCTCGCGCAAGACTAGCTTCCTCTTCCGCTTCGGCAGTTGTGATATTGCAATAATCAGATGCGCCGATCAGATCAGGAAAGAGACTGGCATGATGCACATTCATCCGTCTAAGATGGCGCAAACAAGCATCACGTCCTTCATTACGGATATAAATCTTGCAGATGTATCGAGCTAATAGATCAGGCTGATCTTCTTCCGATGCGGAGCGTAACCCCTCATCTTCAAAAGCCTCATCGTCAGCTAAGACATTTGCCAGCTTGTTTTCTATCGTGGCGTCATATGGAGAGAAGGTGAATAGTCCAGCCTGATTAACCAACCTCCCATAGCTGTCCTTGCGTGGCTCCCAAAGCCGAATGCCAGTCTCATCCTGATGCTCAAGAATAAAACTCTTGTTGAGAACGTAGACGACACGATACGGATTTTCTTCTTCATCCTTGCTGTCAGCCTTGGCAAAGGCAAAAAACAGGGCAACATAGGGGGAATAAGTCCAGTCGAGTAAAGGAGTCATCAATCCGTGATGCTGACCAATGGACCAAAGCTCGTCATCTTCGTCCACGAGACTATTGTCACTAAGTCGGCCTCGGATCGCCCGCTTGAATCGCTCAAGCTGAGTCGCTGCCAAATTCTCGGTGACGACTCCGTTATCGGATAGACGACCCAGGGTCGGCATCAAACTCCAGTCGGAGCGTCGTTGGCCACGAAAAATCAGCTGTATTCCTGGATGATTGAAGAAGGGGCTTTCCAGTAGTTCTGTGTAACTCCGCCAAGACTCCAGTCGGGTTATTGGGATTCGGCCACTGCGTTCATCGGCCATTATTTCAAAGCACTTTTCTCCACCCCCCCAAACTGGAATTTTCTCAAAGTAGCCTATGCTCTGTTTCTCGGAGAAGGTGCTTTCTTGCTGGCTCACTGACTTTCTCCATCATTGAGATCAGAGGGAGCGGCCAACTCACCAGAAATAAGCTGGGGAAGAAGAATATCGCGAAGTTCTGCTAATTTTTCCACAGCTTCGGATTGGCATTTAATGACTTTAAAGCAAGAGTCCAATAGATGGGAAAAGGCGAACCAAACTGAGATTTCAGAAGGGCTAACAACCTTGAATCCTGCAACAGCATCGGCCTGCGCGCGCTGGCGACCGGATGTTCCAGTCATGCTTCGTATTGCATGCTCACGAAAGGCGGCATGCCGCACCAACAAATAGGCATACTCCCGCGGGACAGGATTTTTTGACCGCATGACAATGAACTCGGTTGAACCCCATCCCACTGTTTCATCAGGCAAGTTTTGCACGAAAGCCGATTTACCGTTTTCCAAGCATGGGGTGATACGCGCCAGCAATGCATCACCATTGCGAAACCGCATACCGCTACCAAACTCTCTGGGAACTGGTGGCTCTGCCCAACTTCCGGAAGTCGGCAATGACGCCATATCCAGATAAGGTGCAACAGTACCTTTACGCAAAGGCTCTTTCGGATTGAACTCAATCAATGCGCTTGCAGGAACAACCTCCCACCCCTTTGGAATCTCCCCCAACTCCGACTCTTCCATTGCCTCGGGAAACAGCGCTGCGGTGGCGGCGAGTTGGTCGTGGTGCTCGCGGGGCATCTGGTCAAGTTCGGCATCGGTCTTGCCGCTGATGGTGCGCATGGCGGCGCGCAGCGGGTCTTCGCCTTGTTCGATGGCGGTGATCCTGGCCTTGACTGGGTCGAAATCGACAAACCATGATTTGAAGATGGCTTGCGCCATGGCTTCGAGGGTTTGGTTGGTGCCGCAGTTGAGGTCTATTTTGTCGTCCAAACTGCGTAAGACGCTCGAAATACGAACTTGTTCCGAACGATTTTCTGGGATCGGGATTTCAATAGCTCGAACAGACGTTAAAGCCTGTGCTATGGCAGGAACGCCCACCTGAGATGCATTGGATAGAAGCCGCGATTGTCCGAGCGGTGATTTCAGAAAGTAATAGACGAAATATGGATCAACTCGTTTGATATCAAAGGACATTTTGAGCTGACTCTGAGAGACGACATACTCCTCATATTTTGAGTCTTCCGGTATTAAACCCACTTGACCGAGAGTACCTCGATGTGTGATTACAATATCCAGTCTACGAGCCTTAGCGGATTCCAGTTCGTCAGCTTTCTCTTGGGTCAAAAAATCGAAGTCCGACTCATCTAGGTAGGTCGCATTGAGATTGCCGCCCTTGATTACAGGAACTCCAACAGTCGTGAAGTTCTCTGCCTTAATCTTTGAGCCAAAAGGCCCCATGGCGAAGGCACTCTTGGTCTGAGCTTTGAGTTGTTCTAGTGGCACTTCTACCCATTTAGAGGCCATAACCCAACCCCGCCAGACTCTTCTTGATTTCTTCCTCCAGCTTGGCACTCTCCGCAAACTGAACTGCCAGTTGCGCGGTCAATCGCTGCATCTTCTCGGCAAAGGGTTCTCCGTCGACTTCCTGTTCCGCCGCACCCACATAGCGCCCCGGCGTAAGCACATGCTCATGCTTGCGCACGTCCTCCAGCTTGGCGGAGTAGCAAAAGCCAGATACATCCTCGTACCCCTCGCCCTGCTGCCAAGCATGGAAGGTGTCGGCGATTCTCTGGATGTCGTCGGCGGTGAAGTCGCGCAGTACGCGGTCTTTCATGTAGCCCATCTGGCGGGCGTCGATGAACAGGAATTCGCCGCGCCGGCCGCGCTTTTTTTTGTCGAGCGCAAAGCCGTTCTGCTTGTCACGGGTCAGGAACCAGATGCAGGCCGGTATCTGGGTGTTGGTGAACAACTGGCCGGGCAGCGCGACCATGCACTCCACGTAGTCGTCCTCGACCAGCCGCTTGCGGATTTCGCCTTCGTTGTTGGTGTTGGAACTCATGGAGCCGTTGGCCAGCAGCAACGCCATGCTGCCGGTGGGCGCCAGGTGCCAGAGCATGTGCTGCAACCAGGCGAAGTTGGCGTTGCCTTGCGGCGGCGTGCCGGCGATCCAGCGGGGGTCGGCGGCCAGCTTTTCGTTCCACCATTCCTTCATGTTGAAGGGCGGGTTGGCCATGACGAAATCGGCACGCAGGTCCGGGTGCAGGTCGTTCAGGAGGGTGTCGGCCGGGCCACTGCCGAAGTTGAAGTCGATGCCGCGGATGGCCATGTTCATCGCGGCCAGCCGCCAGGTGGTGGGGTTGCTCTCCTGCCCGTAGACGCTGATCTGCCCACTCTTACCGTTGGCGGCCTTGCCACCGTGCTGCTCGATGAACTCTTCGCTCTGCACGAAGAAGCCGCCGGAGCCCATGGCCGGGTCGTAGACGCGGCCCTTGAACGGCTGAAGCATTTCCACGATCAGGGTGACGATGCTCTTGGGCGTGTAGTACTGGCCGCCCTTCTTGCCTTCGGCCAGGGCGAACTGGCCGAGGAAGTATTCGTAGACGTGGCCGAGAATGTCCTTGGATTTCAGGTCCAGCGGCTGGCCCTTGTATTCCTTGGCACTGAAGTCGGTATCCGAGAAGTGGCTGATCAGCCCGGCCAGCTTGCTGGAGTCGAGCTGCACGCGGGCGAAGTCCTTGTTGAGCACATTCTTCAGGCGGGCGTTCTCGCGCTCGACGGCTTCCATGGCGTTGTCGATCAGCCAGCCGACCGAGCGCATTTCCTCCGGCTCGTCCTTGCCCGGCTTGTTCCACGGCAGCGCTGCCTTGGGCGGCAGCTGCGCACAGTCACGCAGGGTTTGCCAGCGCGCTTCTACAGGCACCCAGAACACGTTCTTCTCGGTGTAGTAGTCGCGGACTTCGAGCTCGGCGGCGATGTTGTCTTCGTACTCCTGGGTGCCCCCGCCGCCGTATTCGTCCGGATCCATGTAGTAGTCATGATCCGGATTGGTGAACTGTTCGCGCAGTTCGCGTTGCCGTTCTTCGAAAGCATCGGAAACATATTTGAGGAAAATCAGCCCGAGCACGACGTGCTTGTACACGGCGGCGTCGAGGTTGGAGCGCAGCTTGTCGGCAGCGGTCCAGAGCTTCTTTTCCAGGTCGTTGAAGAACTGTTGTTCGATGGGTTTCATCCAGAGATGCCTTGTTCTAAATGTTTCATGCCGTTATGCGATCACCGGCCTACGCCCGGTGCAATACGCACCGGCTGCTTGATACGGGCGCGGACTTGCTGGTAGATCGGAATGTCTTCCTTCGCTTCCAACGTCACAGCGAGCCCGTAGGGAATGACAGCATCAAGGCGTGCAGTCGCGTCCTTTTTGCAGGTGACGCGAATGCGCAAGGTCTCGCCGTCCTCGAAGGCCTGAATTTGCTTCTTGCCTTCGAGCACTTCATGCTGCACGGTGCCACGCTCCACCTGATTGTGATCACCGTCCTGACGATCCAGTTTAAGGATCTGACTGGACCAGTTTCCCCCTCCGGGCTCTAGCGTCAGCTTGGCTTCTCGAAGATTGCGGTGGTACGGATTGATTGGTGTCAGCCAAGCGAGAGTCACGACAAACCGCCGCCAAATCCTTTGGGAAGAAAAACCGGGAGGGATGGGGAAGGCGTATTCATGTACCTCGTTTTCCCGAATTTCTCCGCAGCCCAAAACGGTTGCTCGCTGGGCAGTGCAGGTCAGCACACGCTCGATATCCATGGCTCCATAGCCAAGGTAGCGCGTGATAACTTGCTTGAACTGGCGAGAGTTGCGCGCGTCTTTCAGCGCTTGTTCGATGTGTTGCTTGCCAGCGTCGTCTTGCTTAGCCCCATGTACCAGTAGCGCCTTCATCAGCACCGACATCAACGTCTCGGGAATATCCTCCCCCTCCTCGTTGCGTAGTCTGTCCAGCATGTCGTACAGCCGTACCGCACCTCGTGTGGCCAGCGCCGTCGCGTTGCTGGTTCCACGCCAGAAGGCTTCGTTGTTCAAAACGCCTTGCTGTCTGCTGTCCAGCGCAACTTTTTGACCTGGTCCGACGATGGAGTTGTCGACGCTGTACAGGGTAGATCTAGCTAGCACAGGGGCGTTGTAGAGTTGCCGCCCTCCGGGCATGAGGATGTCAGGCTTTATGGAGCGTTTAAAACCAAAACCCAGACGGGTCGCAGGACTGAACAGAGTTTGCGAAGGCAGCACATCGACACGCTGGCCAAATTGCGGATATGCATCTCCAGAATCATCAGCATGAGCGGCTCCTACCGTAATGGCATTCATCGCTTCTGCCGGCGAAAGCAGACGCCGGGAAGTCAAGCTATTTGATATCGCGTTAACGGTGGAGCTTATCTTCTCTCCATCAGAAAGAGCAGCGAACTGCTGCTGATTGAGTCCGATATCAATCACGTCGCAGTAGTTGCCCGCGCTGACGCAGAACAGCACGCGGTGGCGATAGGCCAACCAATCGAGTAACCGTGCCCAAGGACTTGGCGTATGGATAAATTCCCGCGCTGTATCACCAATGGAAAGATTGATGACCTTGACTGTAGGCGCTTGCGCGGGGACGTCGCCAGAGCCTTCGAACATGCGCCGAACGGCAATATGGATGCGGTCTTCAAAGAAAACGTCATCCGGCATATGTTCATCATGTTCGCGTGTCTGATGGTCAGGCTGCATCACCGGGATGCAATACAGTTTGTGCGGTAGCGGTTCGGACTCGGGATTGCTGCGATCCCCATGAAGAATCAAGGAAGCCATGGCAGTGCCATGCTTGCGCTCGCCAGGTTGATAAGTGGCCTCCAAGCCAAAGGTGTCATCAACCAGCAGTCGATCTTTCAGCGCTTCATGCAATTGCAATGGAGCGCCATCAAGGAGCGCTGCGACAGGAGGAAGGTCACTGACACTTTCGGGGAACGCAGCCGGCTCTCCCTCGCCCTCCTCAGAAACCGCCAGGCTTTGCCCGGTAGGGCGGAAATACATGATGCCGGCGAATTTGAACAGTTCGATGTCGATATCAGCTCCATCTGCAGCTACTTGATGGAGCAGCGATTGAATGGCGTGAGCAGGCAATTCGGCCTTGACCGCATGGAATGCGATCTGAGGCATATCAAGGAACGCCGAAAGCGTTAGGCCTCCGAGGCCTTCAAGCAATGAACGAATTGCTGCTTCATTATTTCGACGCTTCTCAGCCCTCTTGCGGTAGAAAAGCTCAATCTGAAATCTGACCTTCTCTTCGGGATCAAGGGGTTCAAGCAGGTCCTGCCAGCGGTCGATCATTCCTGTTTCGACCAATGTCTCCTCAATGCCCCAGCGCCTCAGCACGTTCAATTGCTCGAAAACGGCTTTCCACTTTGTTTTTCCGTGGGGCAGGCTTTTATGGGCTTTCCATTGCTCCCAAAGCGCGAGAATCTCTTGCAAGCCAGCCATGTTGCTCATGGCCAGAAACATGCGACCGCTCAGCGGCTTAACCGCAGGTTGACCGGCAGCATCTCGCTCATGGAAGCCTTCATCCTCAGCCTCCAGGTCGTCGATTTCCGTCTCTCCCAGCCACTCCAGGCCAGCCGCTTCAACGGCTTGTCTGAAGTCGTCCAGGCGTCCAACGATCTCAATGACCAGGACCATTTCAGGTTCGAGCCCGGCCAGTGCGCCAGTCAGGCTGGCCTGATAGCGTGCGAAGTCTTCTTCCAGATGCTCGATCTGTCTTCCAATACGGGCTACCTGGGCGCCATGGCCGGGCAAATTCTGTTTCCCCGGTGGAAATCCATTGCCCTTTTCTGGCTGTAGAATTCGCTTCTCAGGAAAAACCAGCAACGGCAAGTACTCATCAGGCATACCCCCTCCTTGTGCCTTATTCGTCTGATGCTTCTTTATTGGCAGGTTTCAAGCGTTTCTTCCACTGCTCTAACCTGGAAGAGACGATGGTGCTGGCGTCATCCACTTTTTGATCCAAGACCGCCCTCCGGACTACTCCCAGACAGAACTCTTCCACCTCTGAAAAACTGAGGCCTAAAAGCCTTTTTGCGACGGTCTCAGCGGCTAAACCAAAATTGACTTTGCTGCGTTCGCTGATCGAGGCGACGAACGCGGTCAACTGCGCGCGGGTGGGTAGTGGAAGTTCCAGTCGAACCTGAAAGCGCCGCCAAACGGCCCTATCCAAAAGCTCTGGGTGATTGCTAGCAGCAACGACCACCACATAATCCGGAAGGTCATCGAGTTGAAGCAACAAAGAGCTGACGACACGCTTGATCTCTCCCGTTTCGTGTGTGTCTCCTCGCTCTTTTCCCAATGTCTCGAATTCGTCGAAGAACAACACGCAGCGCCGCGTTCTGGCGTAGTCGAGAAGTGCCTTCAAACGAACAGAGGTCTCCCCCAGATAACTGCCAATCAATGATTCATAACGCACAACGATCAGCGGCACCATCAACTCAAATGCTAACGCTTCAGCAACCGATGTTTTGCCGTTCCCCGGCGTCCCAGCCAACAGGACTCGGTGCCTAGGGCTCAGACCATGAGCATGTAGTAACTCAGTGCGATGCTGTTCCTCGACAACTTCCCGCAATTGCTCGCGGATACTATCAGCGAGCACCAAGCTTTCCATCGAGCGTTCCGGTGTCAACTCAGCAACCAAATCCTTTGGCGCGACACCTCCGGCCTGCGTGTGGCGCGCCGTTGGCATGGACGATTGGAACAAGGTTGCCTGATGAGAGGACGCGCGCAATGCCTTTTCCAAGCGCTCGGCCAGGATTCGGTGTCCTTTGCCACGCTCTTCTTGAATCAAGGCTTCGGTCGACTTTCGGAAAGACGGTTGGTCGCCGCTGCTGGCTGCTTTTACCAGGGCGACCAAGGTATCAGCTTGCGCCATGTGGGTTCACCTTGATGAAATATTTGGGTGGCACTGTCGTGCGTTGATAGAGTGCCTGTTGTATAGCTGTTGGGCTCATGTCGTTCATTTCTAACTCACGCAGGCCAATACAGCCGCTTCAACGGAACAATCCGTTTAGTTTCGGCGTCGGTCGCGTCGTAGTGCTCGACTAGTGCGCGGACCACGTGGTCCAGTGTCCACATCGCCAGCGGAATAGAGGCGCGGTCGGCTTCATATTGGGCGTCCTTGGTGAAACCGCCCGTGCTGACATACAGCCCGCGATCATCCTTATGGCGGCCGCCGAGGAAGCTGCGAATCTCCTGGCTTCCCATCTGTCCCTTGCGATGCTTGACCTCCACGACGATGCGCGGGTGTTCGAAGCCGAAGCCGTCCGGCGACGCCACGATGTCCTTCCCACGGTCGGAGCCAGGCGGCGAGACTTGGGTCTTGTAGCCCATGGCGCGCAGGATGCCGGCAACTAGCTGCTGCATGTCATCCCAGTCCAGTTCGTTGACCCGATCCTTGATGCGTTCCAGCGCTTGGGACTCGATGTCGGCCAATGGATCGGCGATGACTTCCTCGGCTTCATCTTCCACGACTGGAGCTGGTTTACCCTTCAGCGCCGCCAGCACTTCGGCTGCCGCGCTGGACGGCACCTCGAACAGGGTCAGAGTCGAACCCAGGCTGTTCTTTGTGCTGGTGCCCAAGCTGTCGCGTGGCAACTCCTGCACTTGCCACTGGATCTTGCGTGCCAATGGCATGCCTTGTTCGGCCCACTCAGGGTGGTGTTCGGCTGGTCCTGTGACCTTGCCGATCGAGTACAGGCGATTGGCTGGCGAATAGGTGATGACCCAGTCGCCATTCTGGATGTCGTTGACGAAACGCCAGACCTGGGATGCACCCGATACCACTGTGCCTTGTTTTGCCTGTGGCTCAGCAGACTGGTACAGGGCGATCAACTGCTTGCGCCCGACACCGGGTTTGGCATGGGCTGCCAATTGATTCCAGCCCACGGCAGCCACGCCGCGTTCTCGAAAGGCGTCATACAAGCTGCCGCCTTCGCCGCGCACCATCCACATCCGTGCCATTGCATACCCTCTCTTATTCGTAGCCATCAATCCAGCACCACCAGAAACTCAGTCGCCAGCGCAGTCGGCTGAACATCCCGAACATTGCGCTGCAGCGATACCAGGCCGTAATCGGCCATCATTCTCAGAGTGCGTGACAGGTTCGGCACCTTGCGGCCGCTGAGTTCGGCAAGTTCGGTCAGGGACTTGGGTTGTTTGTCATGGATCAGGCGCAGCAGGCGGCGGTTGTCGTCCGACAGCACCGCTGCCAGTGATGCCAGCGAGGGAAACCAAATACTGGGCGTTTCGCTTCCCTTCAGTGGCGAACCGTCTGGCTGTCGGATACCCACAATGCAGCGCTTCATGATCGCGAATCCAATGACACGTTGATTCAGTATTGTATCAGTATCTGATAATCATCGTCGATCACAAATGCCTGCCATAAAGGAAAAGGCAGGGGTCAGAGAATGGCAATCAATGGGCAACGGCCCTACCCCAAAAGGGAAAAGGCCGCCAGCGCCCCGGACGGACTCACACCACCAAATTGGCCGATGGTGCCAACCCGTCGATGTAATCCGCCCACGCCTGCAACATCTCCCGCCGCTGCTCGGCATACTCCGCCCGGTTGTAGACGCCACGCACGCCGCCAATGGTGTGGTTCAGCGCCTTTTCCACTACATCCGAAGGCCAGCCCTGCTCGTGCAGCAGAGTCGAAGCAGTTCGCCGCAAGTCATGGATGGTGAAGGCGGGGATCTCCTGCCCCTGCAATGACACCTTTAGCG
This is a stretch of genomic DNA from Brenneria rubrifaciens. It encodes these proteins:
- a CDS encoding S8 family peptidase, giving the protein MPDEYLPLLVFPEKRILQPEKGNGFPPGKQNLPGHGAQVARIGRQIEHLEEDFARYQASLTGALAGLEPEMVLVIEIVGRLDDFRQAVEAAGLEWLGETEIDDLEAEDEGFHERDAAGQPAVKPLSGRMFLAMSNMAGLQEILALWEQWKAHKSLPHGKTKWKAVFEQLNVLRRWGIEETLVETGMIDRWQDLLEPLDPEEKVRFQIELFYRKRAEKRRNNEAAIRSLLEGLGGLTLSAFLDMPQIAFHAVKAELPAHAIQSLLHQVAADGADIDIELFKFAGIMYFRPTGQSLAVSEEGEGEPAAFPESVSDLPPVAALLDGAPLQLHEALKDRLLVDDTFGLEATYQPGERKHGTAMASLILHGDRSNPESEPLPHKLYCIPVMQPDHQTREHDEHMPDDVFFEDRIHIAVRRMFEGSGDVPAQAPTVKVINLSIGDTAREFIHTPSPWARLLDWLAYRHRVLFCVSAGNYCDVIDIGLNQQQFAALSDGEKISSTVNAISNSLTSRRLLSPAEAMNAITVGAAHADDSGDAYPQFGQRVDVLPSQTLFSPATRLGFGFKRSIKPDILMPGGRQLYNAPVLARSTLYSVDNSIVGPGQKVALDSRQQGVLNNEAFWRGTSNATALATRGAVRLYDMLDRLRNEEGEDIPETLMSVLMKALLVHGAKQDDAGKQHIEQALKDARNSRQFKQVITRYLGYGAMDIERVLTCTAQRATVLGCGEIRENEVHEYAFPIPPGFSSQRIWRRFVVTLAWLTPINPYHRNLREAKLTLEPGGGNWSSQILKLDRQDGDHNQVERGTVQHEVLEGKKQIQAFEDGETLRIRVTCKKDATARLDAVIPYGLAVTLEAKEDIPIYQQVRARIKQPVRIAPGVGR
- a CDS encoding type I restriction-modification system subunit M; amino-acid sequence: MKPIEQQFFNDLEKKLWTAADKLRSNLDAAVYKHVVLGLIFLKYVSDAFEERQRELREQFTNPDHDYYMDPDEYGGGGTQEYEDNIAAELEVRDYYTEKNVFWVPVEARWQTLRDCAQLPPKAALPWNKPGKDEPEEMRSVGWLIDNAMEAVERENARLKNVLNKDFARVQLDSSKLAGLISHFSDTDFSAKEYKGQPLDLKSKDILGHVYEYFLGQFALAEGKKGGQYYTPKSIVTLIVEMLQPFKGRVYDPAMGSGGFFVQSEEFIEQHGGKAANGKSGQISVYGQESNPTTWRLAAMNMAIRGIDFNFGSGPADTLLNDLHPDLRADFVMANPPFNMKEWWNEKLAADPRWIAGTPPQGNANFAWLQHMLWHLAPTGSMALLLANGSMSSNTNNEGEIRKRLVEDDYVECMVALPGQLFTNTQIPACIWFLTRDKQNGFALDKKKRGRRGEFLFIDARQMGYMKDRVLRDFTADDIQRIADTFHAWQQGEGYEDVSGFCYSAKLEDVRKHEHVLTPGRYVGAAEQEVDGEPFAEKMQRLTAQLAVQFAESAKLEEEIKKSLAGLGYGL
- a CDS encoding restriction endonuclease subunit S; protein product: MASKWVEVPLEQLKAQTKSAFAMGPFGSKIKAENFTTVGVPVIKGGNLNATYLDESDFDFLTQEKADELESAKARRLDIVITHRGTLGQVGLIPEDSKYEEYVVSQSQLKMSFDIKRVDPYFVYYFLKSPLGQSRLLSNASQVGVPAIAQALTSVRAIEIPIPENRSEQVRISSVLRSLDDKIDLNCGTNQTLEAMAQAIFKSWFVDFDPVKARITAIEQGEDPLRAAMRTISGKTDAELDQMPREHHDQLAATAALFPEAMEESELGEIPKGWEVVPASALIEFNPKEPLRKGTVAPYLDMASLPTSGSWAEPPVPREFGSGMRFRNGDALLARITPCLENGKSAFVQNLPDETVGWGSTEFIVMRSKNPVPREYAYLLVRHAAFREHAIRSMTGTSGRQRAQADAVAGFKVVSPSEISVWFAFSHLLDSCFKVIKCQSEAVEKLAELRDILLPQLISGELAAPSDLNDGESQ